Proteins encoded within one genomic window of Ursus arctos isolate Adak ecotype North America unplaced genomic scaffold, UrsArc2.0 scaffold_7, whole genome shotgun sequence:
- the SFRP5 gene encoding secreted frizzled-related protein 5 — protein MRAAAGGARAAALALLLGALHGAPARAQEYDYYGWQAEPLHGRSYSKPPQCLDIPADLPLCHTVGYKRMRLPNLLEHESLAEVKQQASSWLPLLAKRCHSDTQVFLCSLFAPVCLDRPIYPCRSLCEAVRAGCAPLMEAYGFPWPEMLHCHKFPLDNDLCITVQFGHLPATAPPVTKICAQCEMEHSADGLMEQMCSSDFVVKMRIKEIKIENGDRKLIGAQKKKKLLKPGPLKRKDTKRLVLHMKNGASCPCPQLDSLAGSFLVMGRKVDGQLLLMAVYRWDKKNKEMKFAVKFMFSYPCSLYYPFFYGAAEPH, from the exons atgcgggcggcggcggggggcgcGCGGGCGGCCGCGCTGGCGCTGCTGCTCGGGGCGCTGCACGGGGCGCCGGCCCGCGCGCAGGAGTACGACTACTACGGCTGGCAGGCGGAGCCGCTGCACGGGCGCTCGTACTCCAAGCCGCCGCAGTGCCTCGACATCCCCGCCGACCTTCCGCTCTGCCACACCGTGGGCTACAAGCGCATGCGGCTGCCCAACCTGCTGGAGCACGAGAGCCTGGCCGAGGTGAAGCAGCAGGCGAGCAGCTGGCTGCCGCTGCTGGCCAAACGCTGCCACTCGGACACGCAGgtcttcctctgctctctcttcgCGCCCGTCTGCCTCGACCGGCCCATCTACCCGTGTCGCTCGCTCTGCGAGGCCGTGCGCGCTGGCTGCGCGCCGCTCATGGAGGCCTACGGCTTCCCCTGGCCCGAGATGCTGCACTGTCACAAGTTCCCCCTGGACAACGACCTCTGCATCACTGTGCAGTTCGGACACCTGCCTGCCACCGCGCCTCCAG TGACCAAGATCTGTGCCCAGTGTGAGATGGAGCACAGTGCCGACGGCCTCATGGAGCAGATGTGTTCCAGCGACTTcg TGGTTAAAATGCGCATCAAGGAGATCAAGATAGAGAATGGAGACCGGAAGCTGATTGGagcccagaaaaagaagaagctaCTCAAGCCAGGCCCCCTGAAGCGTAAGGACACCAAGAGGCTGGTGCTGCACATGAAGAACGGTGCCAGCTGCCCCTGTCCACAGCTAGACAGCCTGGCCGGCAGCTTCCTGGTCATGGGCCGCAAGGTGGACGGACAGCTGCTGCTTATGGCCGTCTACCGCTGGGACAAGAAGAATAAGGAGATGAAGTTTGCGGTCAAATTCATGTTCTCCTACCCCTGCTCCCTCTACTACCCCTTCTTCTATGGGGCCGCTGAACCCCACTGA